The Mauremys reevesii isolate NIE-2019 linkage group 7, ASM1616193v1, whole genome shotgun sequence genome includes the window GTGTCAGGAACATGTAATCAATGATACTGCCCCCATCTGGAACAGGAACCCCAACCCCACTATAGGCGGCGCTGGTAATTAGAATGTAGCCGAGCAGTATGCATATAATCGCCATAGGCACCCGAATAACGGGCATAGTCGGAATGCGCTTCTGGAAGACGGCGATAATCCAGCGGGGACTTTGTCGGCGAATGACGGTACACAAGTGGCGAGTCTGCTAAACGACGGTAATCTGAGAGGTCAGATAAACGGCGGTCAGAACTGTACCTGGTCAAGAAAAGAGACATTTAATGAATAAAACAAAAGGGTCTGTGATAATGGCCTAATAGCGCTCTGCTTAAGCAATATATGTTGGGGAGACCCTCATGAGAGATCAGAATCTCTTCAGTGAAGACAGTACCCGCAGAGCAACACTATTAGTACACGTCTCACTAAGGCAAACCAGAGGAACTTGTGAGTTAATTAGTtcttttcagaacagttccttagCTATCTTTTAACTTCTTCGGTGGATACCTCAAATATACTTGTTAAATTTCCCCCAACTCTTAGGCAAGTAAATAGCACATGGGAAAGCAAGAGCTGGATATGCCTGCCATTTCTCTTAACAAATGCAGCCCATTTACTTATTAAGCACTGAAAATAGGGAAGACTGGTCTGACGACTTATGGGGTTGAGGACACTGGTTAAAATCCAATCCAGGTCAGTAacggtggtctcagtccagttcctagagaGCAGGCACCTACAACACGGCACCACCACAACTGACAGTAGTTTGAGTCTTTCATTCGCAGTCTAAGCAGAGGTGCCAACCTGTGAGAGAAACTGAACTCCCCATCTTAGCCCTAAGAGTTGTAGTTCCAAGTGAGGGATAAGGCACACTGTCTGTGGTAGAGTGCAAGAAATCTGCAATGCCATTGTCTGGGGTATACACGCCCTAGGCAGAAGAAATttccaggccccagggctgccAATCTTGCAACTTTCACACAAAACTGTAAGAAAACACTAAATAAATATCCAGTAGAATCTGCAGACCAGTAAGAGGGGTGTGCCCAGCATATTATCCCACCCTTCACCCTAGCCAGACGCAACAGAAGCAAAGAAATTGTAAGGGGGTGGACTATGTAAGGATCTGTATTACTGCCAGAGTGGGAAGCCATTTTGTCATTTTAATAATGCATCGAGtttcacctcccaccctgccaaTGCTTCCAGAACAGTAAGTTAGTGTAATGTATTAGCAGGGGAATTTCCACCTTTTGGTGAAGCAGAACCAAGTTTATAAAGGCGAAGACCAATAGACTTGTATTGAGTCTGACTGCCTCTAGTCCCTTGGACAGTACATCGAGATCCTTGGATGAGAGGCTCTATTTATGTGCAAAGTATTATCACTGGCTTAGCAGCATACCTTTTAGCCAAAGCAGATGATTTTTTGAAAGGATCATCATAGCCAACACTCCGTGGAGGAGAGAGACGGGTGCGTTCGTATGGTGGTgcgatggcagcagcagcagcagaagactgAGACAGTCCCAAATACGGGGTTGCTTGTTGTCCAAGTTGGGTTGGCCCATCATATGCAGTCACAGGCTGAGCTCTGAAAGTGACTGCCAAAGGAACAGAGGAGGGCTGCTGTGCTGTATATGAAGCTGACATTGAGTTTGAAGACTGTGTTCTATAGGGTGTGGTCAGTGGAGCAGAGACCTGTGATTTGTAGGAAGCTGCTGCAGACTGATTGCTATAAGATGCAGCCAGAGTGGATGCAGGCTGGGCACCATAGGCTGCTGAGAGCACAGCTGTAGGCTGGGCACCATACGAGGCTGAATGGCCGGCCACAGGCTGGGCGCCATACGAGGCTGAATGGCCGGCCACAGGCTGGGCGCCATACGAGGCTGAATGGCCGGCCACAGGCTGGGCGCCATACGAGGCTGCGAGAGCAGTTGCAGGCTGGGCGCCATACGAGGCTGAATGGCCGGCCACAGGCTGAGCACCATATGATGCTGAGAGAGTAGCTGCAGGCTGGGCTCCATAAGAAGTTGAGTGGCTGTCCACAGGCTGGGCTCCATAAGAAGCCAAGtggctggctgcaggctgggctCCATAGGCGGCTGCGTGTGTGGCCACAGGCTGTGCTCCATAGGTGGCTGTGTGACCAGCCACAGGCTGAGCTGCATAGGCAGCAGCTGCATGTGTGGCTGTTGGCTGAGCTCCATAGGAGGCTGAGTAACCAGCCACAGGCTGAGTACCATAAGAGGCTGCATGCGAGGCTGAAGGCTGAGCTCCATAGGATGATGCTAGTGTTGCTGTGGACTGGACCCCATAAGAGGCTAACTGGGAAGCTGCAGCCTGGGTGTTGTAAGCAGCCTGGGCGCTGTAGGAATTTAGTGATGAGGCTGCAGGCTGGGTATTAGAAGCTCCTAGTGAAACAGAGGATTGGGTTCTGTAAGTATTTCCAAGTGAGGTCGAGGGCTGGGCCCTGTAAGATGCTGCCTGTCCCGTTGTTGGCTGGGCTCTGTAAGACATTCCGAGAGATGCAGAGGGCTGGGCTCTGTAGGTTGCACCCAGTGAGGTTGATGGCTGAGCTCTGTAGGATGCTGGTTGTGCTGTCATGGGTAGCGACACAGTGGCAAAGCCGATTCTTGTTGGTGATCGTCGAATTGGGCTTCTGTCCCTTCCAAAATATGAGGGAGATGCTTGTCTTGTCTGAGTGTCAAAGGAGTTGTATTTGCTTGAAGTGTTGGTGCCACCGAAGCGCTGCTGATAATCATAGAGCGAGGATGCAGTGTATCCTGCAGAGACAGATGGATACGTAGAGTCTGTAGGCCTAAGCTGCTCGTAACCGTCGATCTTGGGTTGATATTTCTCTCTAAAGTCCACACTTGCTCTCTTGCTCTTGTCAGTATTGGTGCCTGCCTGGGCATTTTGTCCTGCCCCCTTTTTCTGAACATTAGTAGAGAGTTCCACATTGACTCTTCTTCCTTTCACTTCCTTTCCATTAAGATTTTCGATGGCAACTTTTGCATCTGCTTCTTTCTCCATGTGAACAAATGCATAGTCTGATAAAGTAGACAGAGGGTTATCAGTGAAGAAGACAAGACATTTTATTACAGGATCGAACACTTAACAGATGCACGCATCTCTCTGCTATTACTTAAATGCAGTTTGGGTATAAACAGAGTCTGTATTGTAGCCTTCCCAATAAACTGCGGGCTAGCAACTAAATTACCCCAATTTACCATAGCTGCTACATTATGAAAACTGcagtctattttttaaaaaatgtagaaaaaacccACCAGTATCAAATCACGGCACAGAAAGAAATTCATGTGCTCAGTAGGTCTGTTTACAAATACCTTCAAATAGTTCCCAAAATCTTAAGTTCTGCAATATTGTCTCATTCAGTCCTGAACACACTGAGCCAAATTGAAGTTTATGGAGTCATACCAGAGTTGAATTTGGTTCATTCTGTACCATTAAAGAACACGTAACCAATACAGTTTTCTTGAAATTTCAGGAAGGAAACTATCACTAGCCAAACTAGAGATTCTTCCAGCAGCTCATGCTAATCTTGCAAAAACATCCAAACTAATCTACTTTGGAACCCCCTAGTTTGTCGAAGGTATTACGCTGTAGAATACAAACTTAAACAGGGTTAAGAGGACTGTACTTAATATCTATGAAAGGatctttaataaaatatatttagtcAGTGGAGTGAGCAatcaatttaaatatttgtgaaaaTCAAGTATGTCAGAACATCTAGAACCGAGACTGGGCgccttttatattttaaaaagccaaaaaAGTAGCAGCCCCTTGACTATTCTGACTTTAATAATCCTGAAACTTAGTATGGGGTAAGCTTTACAATTACATTGAAAAATTCAGTATTTCAGAAGGATTTACCTCTAGTTTCTcaacttattttttattaaaaaaggaacattttctgCGCTGCATCATACTAGACAACCAAATCCACTGACATTTTCACTTGCAGTACAGGGAGGAGTTATTTTAAAGTCTACATACCGCATTTTCtggcgtataaggcgactgggcgtataagacgaccccctaattttccagttaaaacataggttttggcctatactcgccgtataagactacccccccttccgaggcaacaccatttaataacatcagatttgatttaaataattttaattaaaatggttttgaCTTACCAGTACTTACCGGGAGtcagaaggctctgggctgcccgctgcagcggggagcacagagccttttaaatcccagccgcggccgggaatcagagggctctgggctgcccgctgtggctgggatttaaaaggctctgggcgccccgccccgccacagcgggcagctcagagccctctgattcccggccacggctgggatttaaagggctcagggctccccgcggctgccagcagcccagagccctttgaatcccactcccccccccccatacctaGGGATGCAGGGCCAGTTCCACCGAACTGCAAAATCAAAACAGAACGTCCCTGTGCTGATACTGTATGTACCGCGCTGAGCCAATCACGGCAAGCGGTGTCATCTAgtaatgcatacaaagcctgctcggattggctgagtcagagaggtgggctattacaacctttgccaatccgagcaggctttgtatgcattaatagatGACACCACTTGCCGGGATTGGCTCAGCGCGGTACATACAGTATCAGCACAGGGACGTTCTGTATGTAGCCGAAGCTACAGtatgtttatacccggcgtataagacgacccccgatttttgggggttgttttttagtataaaaaatCGTCTTAtatgccggaaaatacggtatattAATAATTTGGTATCATCACCTCTCACTTACAGAAACAGTATGGTTACCCTTcgttttttctaaaataaataataaataaaatagtcTGTGGCAGGACCTCAGGTTGAACATAATAGCTACAGACTCTCTCAGGGTTATGCAAGACCCGACTTACACAAATTcacacttatggaaaaagttccataagacagaaataggattttcgagTTGTGGAATTTTTTGCGTAACATACGGGTATACATTTCCGACTTACGTAACTCAAGTTTTGTGTAAGGCTTTCCGAAACAGAACGATTGCGTAAGTCGGAGGGTGTCTGTATAGCAAATTCAAAGCTACAGCGGCTCAGATAACTATCTTACACACCGAAATCTAGAATGATATCTTCTTATAAGCATAATTCCAATCTATACCAGCAAAACACTTGAAGTGACATTTATGACACCTCAGGAGCTAGGGAATGTTCCAACAGCAGTAATTCTAAAACAGTTTAGAAAAAATACACTTACAAGAAACTAGAATTTTACTGAACACAAAGCAAATCCCTAATCCAATATTTCATAATTTAGATCCCTGTTCTCTAGAGGACATAGAGCCAACCCCTACACGCGGAGGACACCTTGCGAATTAACGGCTCATGGGATGAAAATCAGCCCACACAAGCCCCATTGCTCAACTTCCCTGCTACAATCCGGAATCCAGGCCTTGCTATTCCTCCACTCCTATATTGAGGGCCGTGGCAAGTCATTTCAATTTATTTGCCTCTGGAGAGTCTCCAGCCTTTTATAATGAACAAGGAGGAGAAAGTAACTGGCTACTCATGGACTGGTCAGTCTCAGTAGGCTGAGCACAGCTCACAATATCATTTTTTCGGGAGCCTTTTCCAGTGTACTGAATCCCAGTATGCAAGGGCTGACTTGGGACCAGCAACATGGGAAGCTGCACTGTCCCTGGTGAGCACCCTCTCCAGGGGTTCTGTAGGCTTAGGAACTCAGAAGTGCCATGGTAAGGATTCTTAGTGTTCAAACATGGCTTCTGCTGTCCTACTTCACAAATAGGCTGTCTTTCTCAACCAACAAAAAAGAATGGAAATACCAAATTTAGTCTGGAAATTAAGGAGTTGGAGCCATGCTgtacccccaaccccatccctccTTCCCAAAGGCTCACTTGGCCCAATAGGGCCCTACCAGCAAGGTTGGCTTCCAGTGATCCAAACTGTTGTGCTAGAAAAACATCCGACTGTATAGGCAAGCAAGATCTGCGGTGTCCAAACACATCAGCTGCACCAATACCTCACAGGCTCTCTTAAAAGTACCTACAACCATCCTTCTGCTATTACCAGCAGGGCCAAATGAAACCTTGGGATTTCCCCTGAGTTCAGCAAGGCCTTATATACTTCAAGGAGTTGTGGAGATCTTGCCTGCCCTTGTTATTGCCCTTCATGTTTGGTGAATGGTGAGAAGCTGGTGTTTTTTGGACACCAGTAACGCTGTAGCTGATTTCTGCCTATAGAAGTAGGTGGTCCCAAGGACTCTGCACTAGAAAAGTAGTTTTCAGCAATACTGTTATGGTGCAATCTTTCAGTAAGTGGGCATAACAATCTGTTGTTCATGTGTGATGGTCAGGTCTATGAAAACAGATTCACAGATTAAAtttgtagattttaaggccagaagggaccattataatcatgtactctgacctcctgcataacatgggCAAGATAATCCCGCTTAGTGACTGCTGAATCCAGCCTGTTTTGGGCAGAAACAGAATGTATCTGAAAAAGAGGCATACACAATTTCAACAGAGAGACTCCAACTGATGAAGAATTTCCCACATCCCTTGGTAATGTAGTCCAAATAGAGTAGTGCTATAGGAATCACGACTTGCTCAGACCTAGGCAGCTAAAAACATTGAAAAAGAAATCTCTCAAAGTCTCTTGAGAAGTCAGCAAACATCTCAACACACTTGAGGTGGCTGTGCAGATTACACCATACTGGACTTTTATCAACCACCTGCAAATGAAGATAAGGGCATTAAAGCAATTCAGGTGAATCATTCAGAATTCactttctccagtaattacagaAGAGCCATCACCACTATTTATGATTTGGTTCTTTCATTCTCTTCCTGAATTAAAACAGACCCCAAAGCTCAGTACTTTCTGAGCACATTAGAACCCTGGAGAAAGGGCTCCCTATTGCCCAATGAACAAAGCATATGGAAGCCTCTGTGCTGGTCAGTTCCTATACGGTGAACATTTGGCATGTGGCATAAATTATATAAATTGCATGACAGAAGGCAGGCTGAATACTCTTGAATTGGTCAGGTCAAGTGATGATTGGTAGAGAAAAAAGCAGCAACATTGCTATACAACCTTTGAGGATAAGACACTCAGCAACAGTATTAGCAAATCAGCACGAAAATGCAGAGGGCCACAGCGAAGGGTTCTCATGCTAAATGGGGGACTTGGGCTCAGGCCTGAGCCCAAAACATCAAGCCCTAGGCCAAAGCTTTGGGCAGAAGGGCTGGCAAGATCCTTTCAAGGGAAAAACCGCAGCTGGCAACACCAAAATTGAGATCCCTCTCCATCCTCAAATCAGGCTGTGCAAGGCATGGCACAGGGAAGGGATTGTTATTTATAGTGAAGAAAAAGTTAACTAATAGGCCATGCTTCCAATGGTACTAGTACACACAGGTTCTGTTGGTTACAGTTAATCAGGTCACAATCAACGGCGAGTCTAGGTCACTCAAATCTAGCCCATACAACAGGTGACACTTGGGAGTTTTTTCTTGGGACCCATGTGTAAGAGGCCTTATTTACCTCAACAGGAAGAGGAAATAACTATGCAATTAGAGATGCTATTGTTCCACACCACCACACTCTGAAATGAGTCCATGGCACACTCAGGCACTGCAAAGCTGAGCTAAACCGGGGGAGAGAAGGGTAGCCTAACTGCAGCAACAGGGAGCACACAGTATGGGGAGAGCATGTTGTATTTAATATTAGGTCCTGGAAATGATGCCTTTCATTCCTTGCCCTGGATGAAGAACTTTATAACATTCAGAAGAAACTCACAGCTCATGTGCAGACAGGACTCTGAGTACATTGGGCTCATTTGGTTGAGTCAGGAAGCTGGGAAGTCTGCCACAGAATATTTGAATATAGTGGATTAAAAGCTAGGGGTATTTGCTGTGGGAGAGGGGGCCCTTTTTAGCCGTAATATTTGGATTAGGAAAATTATTTTCTCCCAAGACACCATGCTGGAAGTGAGAGGAAGTTAAACCCCTGTGAGAAAGGGCAAGAGGTCGATTAAGATTAAGGGATATTTCCTGTGCCATGAAGTGTACCTTTAGAGGAAAGGGAagctgcatgcagctctttgCAAATAGACAAACAAAAAGGCAGTAAAAAAGTGATAAAGGAAAATAATATAGCACCAAAAGAGAAAGATAGCTAAAAGGAAAtgagaggaaagggggaagagacAGCACTAACACAGAAAGCTACTGCTATTCCCCCTGCTAGGCTCTGGGGATGGAGCTGCTCCCAAGCCCTTGAGGCAAGGAAGCCTGTTACCTTTCATTACCCTGGATTATGGGCTTTGGCTAGCCCTTCAAAGTTGTGCGGTCCCCTAGAAGTTCTGGGATGATACCGGTGTATATGGGTCCCAAAAGAACTGTAGTTGATTAGCTGTTATGGTATTGTTTTTAATAATAGCTGCATGGGCACAGAGGCTTGGCCTGGAAGGGGTATTTACACTGGTAAAGGAGAAATGGTTACACATGTTGCATTTGGTGGCAGATTCATATCACTCAAAACAGCTCTGCAGATGCAACGGAAAGGAATACCAACCCCTGCTCCATGATTGTGTGTCCTAGAGAGCAGAGTAATTACCTTTGATTATACAAGTAATTAGAGGAATGAGGCATTCAAAGGTGGCATGAAGCTGAAAAGAGTGCCAAATTGGTTACTGGCCCTGAGATACCATAGCTAATGTATCTCACTCAATGTACAGCTCCTACATAAGGGAAAGGGGTGGTGGTGATATGTCCATTAAATGTTCCCCTATAAGTGTCACACATGACGGCGGCTCCGGGACATTAGAAAATGGCGCAGTATATAAAAGGGAATTTTTATGCAGGAGAGAAGTAGGGTAATTGGCTTCAACAGTACCTCACTCAGTCACTGGCCCACATCACTGGTATTCCAGGACAAGTAGAGAGGTGTTGGCAACTTTGAAATGATGTATTTGACAATAGGCTCATGAACTGCCTGATGGTTCAGGGTGCACGTATGAGAATTTATCCACCTTTGAGGACATTATCTAAGGCTTAGAGAAATGTACCTGACAGGTACTAACCCTACATCTAAGCCTAATAGCTAGAGATAAATGCCTGTGCTACCATAATATTTCAATATAAAGCAACTGTAATTGTTTGTGTTATGTTTAGCTCCAGAACTTAAATCATCATTTTATGTAATAATTGTGTTACTGGAGCTGATGGAGTAGCCGATAATTTAAGATATATTGTTCAATGAATTTCAGCAGCATTCATCAGATAGTAGTCATACAGTTGACTATAACGATTATAAAGTCTGCCAAATTCCAGTGAAGCTGGAACAATAATTGTGAATCCTATTCACTCATCTCTCCTGCTTTATTAGACCTTCTCTCTTGCCCTGCAACCTAAATTCTCAGACTGTATTTGTCTTGTCCAATTTACCCCATTAATCTCTCCTGCCCATACACTCCCATGTTCACTTGAAAATGttaccagactccaaagagacaGAGGATTAAACATATTGGTCAGACTGATATAAAAGGAAGCTGCTGGGGTTCTTTCCCCTGTCTCTTGAACTCTGCCTGATGGCTCCACCATCCAAAATATGACCCCATTTTTCCTCTTCTGGTTGCTATCCTTCCTCTATCCATGTCTCCCTCTGATTCTCCTGGCAGTGACCAGGTTGTGTGAGATCTCTGCTCCTTTACTCTTCCCCTCAACCTTCTGGCTGCTGCAATGGTTGTGCCCTATTTCTGCATTGTTCTCCCCTTGGAAGAGCACCTCCACACACCCGCAAAGACCACATTgtcacagagaaggactgggggGGATGTTAGATGCTGTTGACACCTTTGATGTCACACTTCATCACCCACCTGTACCAGCTGAAGAGACCTCACATCTCCAGCAGGTATAGGGGTTGAATTGAGAGGGGGACGTGCTCCTTGAAGGGGTGAGGTGGGATGGGGTGGTGAATACCTTTGTCAGTGTACTCTTCCATGCATCCATACTCCTGGAAGAGGCCTCACACAGCTCCTTGCTGTGACAGAAGAATATGGATTAAGGCAGTATCTGCCCCAGGAAGTTTAGAGTGGATGTTTACCCACCTGCTGGTGGAAGAAAGTAAATGCTCCGTGAAAGGGGGATTGGGAGCAGTCAGTACCTTTGTTGATGTTGCACTCTGCCACAGTACCTGGAACAACCCCTTCATCTCTCCACTGGTGTATGTATGGGGGGCACGGGGTTATGGGAAGTATCTGCCCCATGGAGAGTGAGGATTGATGTAGTCAGCACCTTTTAGGTCACATTATGAACTCATACTGCCAAAAGAACTCCAGTAACTCCCTGCTGGTGCAAAGACAGGGAATTTGGGGGGCACTGTTTGCTTCATGAAGGATTAGAAGGGGTCTCAGCCCCCAGATAGGGGGCAATTTCTATACCTCAGGCCCAGGTTGCTGAAAAAGCCTCTGCCACTCCCCACTAGTGCAGGACAGAGAGATTGGGGGCAATACCTGCTCCATGGGAAGACTGGTACTTTTGATGTTACATGCTTTGCTAAAGAGGCCACACAGTCCCCCACTGGTGCAGGGAGGAGTTAGGGGTAGTATATGTCCCAAGAAAAATGTGGGGAATTGGTACCTATGGTAACATCTCACTTCACAGATGCATACTGCTGGATTGATATTGGTGGGGGTCTCCACCTCATGAGCATGTTGGCACTCCACTACAGGCCCATATTACTGGGAAGAAAAGGAAAGACGGAGGGAGGAGGTGTCTGCCCATAATCAAGTGGTCAGTATCTTTAACCATGTGGCACTCCACCACAGGTTGGAATTGCTAGGGTGAAGGAAGATATTGGACTTAGTCATGTGGTGTGGGCCCTGCTCCACTGAGGGGATTGGTATCTTCGACTGTTACACTCTGAcgttctataccttgggggagcgtcctgtaacccccatattcctcatttttatataaccATGATCTTACCTtataaggcatgctttatatgtatcTGGGAAAGGttatctgctgaaagtcatttctctatctatatatgtatatcattaatgtatatgaagttatgagaattgtgttgtatggttgtcactaaaacatgctgtcaGTTGGGGAATCAgtcagatattagctccccagggGCAACAGCAAGGAACGTAACCAAACCGTcccatcaacaaccattgtccagcaagggagctacaattcaatgactcacctgcatgaggccataCCAGGGAAATTGCTCAATCCTGGCTGGAGACTTAGCaatgcccccagacatgcctggattTGTGATCCAcaagcacatgggactgagggaataaaacagaacacagtggccccatgctgggcctttctccttcacccacctacactggaagcaacaaggacactctgaagactcCAACTGAGGGGACTGACCCAGATTTCAAGCGTGAAATCTGTGTACTAGGAACTCCAAATCCAGTGCagtgaaaaaaattgtttaatcTAGACTGGGGTCTCAAATATGCAGCCCGCCAGGTTATTTTCTGCAGCCCATGAGCTCCTCATGCCCCGCCCGCCCACCCCCAGCGTTTACCTAGAGCAGCTGCAACCCGgcggccagcagctcccattggccgcagttccccattccctgtcaatgggagatgctgggggcggtgcctgaagcaacagcaacacacatacccctgcacctcttctcctCCACGTTCCAACCGCTTCCCAGAGCggcacaggggcagggcaggcagcctgccctgaccccggttcgcactgggccagagcccaccccgagcccctcctgcagtcaaaccccctgccctgagccccttgccgcaccctacacccagcccccccaccacaccccaacccactgccctgagccccttgccacacccctcctgcaccctgatcccctgcactgaccccctgctgcaccccaccccactgccctgagccccctgacgcacccctcctgcaccctgactccctgccacacccctcacccctcctgcaccccacaccccaactccctgccctgagcccccaccacaccccacacccctcctgaaccccctgggggcagggagaggattttggggaaggagttggaatgggggcagggaaggggtgggaagaggcagggcagggacagggcctcggcctcatggaaggggtggagtgggggcggggccaagggcagcgggggtgggggggtcagtaaggcagccctcgggccaatgtactagtcctcatgtggcc containing:
- the LOC120409113 gene encoding RNA-binding protein 14-like isoform X1; protein product: MRPGVKLFVGNVPEEATAEELGELFTGAVGPVLGVALMKQFAFVHLRDEAAAVRAIAQLNGHQLHGRRIVVEPSRPRPTNTCKIFVGNVSAACTSGELRALFQQYGPVVECDVVKDYAFVHMEKEADAKVAIENLNGKEVKGRRVNVELSTNVQKKGAGQNAQAGTNTDKSKRASVDFREKYQPKIDGYEQLRPTDSTYPSVSAGYTASSLYDYQQRFGGTNTSSKYNSFDTQTRQASPSYFGRDRSPIRRSPTRIGFATVSLPMTAQPASYRAQPSTSLGATYRAQPSASLGMSYRAQPTTGQAASYRAQPSTSLGNTYRTQSSVSLGASNTQPAASSLNSYSAQAAYNTQAAASQLASYGVQSTATLASSYGAQPSASHAASYGTQPVAGYSASYGAQPTATHAAAAYAAQPVAGHTATYGAQPVATHAAAYGAQPAASHLASYGAQPVDSHSTSYGAQPAATLSASYGAQPVAGHSASYGAQPATALAASYGAQPVAGHSASYGAQPVAGHSASYGAQPVAGHSASYGAQPTAVLSAAYGAQPASTLAASYSNQSAAASYKSQVSAPLTTPYRTQSSNSMSASYTAQQPSSVPLAVTFRAQPVTAYDGPTQLGQQATPYLGLSQSSAAAAAIAPPYERTRLSPPRSVGYDDPFKKSSALAKRYSSDRRLSDLSDYRRLADSPLVYRHSPTKSPLDYRRLPEAHSDYARYSGAYGDYMHTARLHSNYQRRL
- the LOC120409113 gene encoding RNA-binding protein 14-like isoform X2, which produces MVECDMVKDYAFVHMEKEADAKVAIENLNGKEVKGRRVNVELSTNVQKKGAGQNAQAGTNTDKSKRASVDFREKYQPKIDGYEQLRPTDSTYPSVSAGYTASSLYDYQQRFGGTNTSSKYNSFDTQTRQASPSYFGRDRSPIRRSPTRIGFATVSLPMTAQPASYRAQPSTSLGATYRAQPSASLGMSYRAQPTTGQAASYRAQPSTSLGNTYRTQSSVSLGASNTQPAASSLNSYSAQAAYNTQAAASQLASYGVQSTATLASSYGAQPSASHAASYGTQPVAGYSASYGAQPTATHAAAAYAAQPVAGHTATYGAQPVATHAAAYGAQPAASHLASYGAQPVDSHSTSYGAQPAATLSASYGAQPVAGHSASYGAQPATALAASYGAQPVAGHSASYGAQPVAGHSASYGAQPVAGHSASYGAQPTAVLSAAYGAQPASTLAASYSNQSAAASYKSQVSAPLTTPYRTQSSNSMSASYTAQQPSSVPLAVTFRAQPVTAYDGPTQLGQQATPYLGLSQSSAAAAAIAPPYERTRLSPPRSVGYDDPFKKSSALAKRYSSDRRLSDLSDYRRLADSPLVYRHSPTKSPLDYRRLPEAHSDYARYSGAYGDYMHTARLHSNYQRRL
- the LOC120409113 gene encoding RNA-binding protein 14-like isoform X3, with amino-acid sequence MEEYTDKDYAFVHMEKEADAKVAIENLNGKEVKGRRVNVELSTNVQKKGAGQNAQAGTNTDKSKRASVDFREKYQPKIDGYEQLRPTDSTYPSVSAGYTASSLYDYQQRFGGTNTSSKYNSFDTQTRQASPSYFGRDRSPIRRSPTRIGFATVSLPMTAQPASYRAQPSTSLGATYRAQPSASLGMSYRAQPTTGQAASYRAQPSTSLGNTYRTQSSVSLGASNTQPAASSLNSYSAQAAYNTQAAASQLASYGVQSTATLASSYGAQPSASHAASYGTQPVAGYSASYGAQPTATHAAAAYAAQPVAGHTATYGAQPVATHAAAYGAQPAASHLASYGAQPVDSHSTSYGAQPAATLSASYGAQPVAGHSASYGAQPATALAASYGAQPVAGHSASYGAQPVAGHSASYGAQPVAGHSASYGAQPTAVLSAAYGAQPASTLAASYSNQSAAASYKSQVSAPLTTPYRTQSSNSMSASYTAQQPSSVPLAVTFRAQPVTAYDGPTQLGQQATPYLGLSQSSAAAAAIAPPYERTRLSPPRSVGYDDPFKKSSALAKRYSSDRRLSDLSDYRRLADSPLVYRHSPTKSPLDYRRLPEAHSDYARYSGAYGDYMHTARLHSNYQRRL